In one Longimicrobium sp. genomic region, the following are encoded:
- a CDS encoding CBS domain-containing protein, which produces MAREGGREVRLTEILRPAHVVAPLAASTVHEAVSQLARRLIETGDVAQPERLERLFTDQHVRDLIHIGGRVLLPHLRTEAVERLVVALGVTPTPLRISADDPSGDAQVMVLVLAPPAAADPYLQTVASLARALRDDATVDHLVAARSAEEVLAIPEILAITIQPRLTVKDVMTQRVYRVSPDDSVQEVLALVREHHLSAIPVVGEGREVLGMVTDRDLLRHFLPGVQSRAVSPSPEEIRTLRVRDVMSRSVICVSEDQALAEVTSIMVSKDLERLPVTNEGKLTGFLTRGDILRKLFAF; this is translated from the coding sequence ATGGCTCGTGAAGGGGGGCGCGAGGTGCGGCTGACGGAGATCCTCCGCCCCGCGCACGTCGTCGCCCCCCTTGCGGCCTCAACGGTGCACGAGGCGGTATCCCAGCTCGCGCGCCGCCTGATCGAAACGGGGGACGTGGCGCAGCCGGAGCGATTGGAGCGCCTCTTCACCGACCAGCACGTGCGGGACCTGATCCACATCGGCGGGCGGGTGCTGCTGCCGCACCTGCGCACGGAGGCGGTGGAGCGGCTGGTGGTGGCGCTGGGGGTGACTCCGACGCCGCTCCGCATCAGCGCCGACGATCCCAGCGGCGACGCGCAGGTGATGGTGCTGGTGCTCGCCCCGCCCGCCGCCGCGGACCCGTACCTCCAGACGGTGGCCTCGCTGGCCCGCGCCCTTCGCGACGACGCCACGGTGGACCACCTGGTGGCGGCGCGCAGCGCGGAGGAGGTGCTGGCGATTCCGGAGATCCTCGCCATCACCATCCAGCCGCGCCTGACGGTCAAGGACGTGATGACGCAGCGCGTCTACCGCGTCTCGCCGGACGACAGCGTGCAGGAGGTGCTGGCCCTGGTCCGCGAGCACCACCTCAGCGCGATCCCGGTGGTGGGGGAGGGCAGGGAAGTGCTGGGGATGGTCACCGACCGCGACCTCCTGCGCCACTTCCTCCCCGGCGTGCAGAGCCGCGCCGTGAGCCCCTCTCCCGAGGAGATCCGCACCCTCCGCGTGCGCGACGTGATGTCGCGCTCCGTGATCTGCGTCTCCGAGGACCAGGCCCTCGCCGAGGTCACCTCCATCATGGTCTCCAAGGACCTGGAGCGACTGCCGGTTACGAACGAGGGCAAGCTGACGGGGTTTCTGACGCGGGGGGATATACTTCGCAAGTTGTTTGCATTCTGA
- the ndk gene encoding nucleoside-diphosphate kinase, whose translation MPRTFAMIKPDAVQAGNVGNIVAHIQTAGFRIVGMKLVQISLQQAQRFYEVHAARPFYGELVEFMSSGPSVVLALDAENAVQKWRDTIGSTDPAEAADGTIRKLYAESKGRNAVHGSDADDTAAAEIAFFFAGTELVG comes from the coding sequence ATGCCCCGTACCTTCGCCATGATCAAGCCCGACGCCGTGCAGGCCGGCAACGTCGGGAACATCGTCGCACACATCCAGACGGCCGGGTTCCGGATCGTGGGGATGAAGCTCGTGCAGATCAGCCTGCAGCAGGCGCAGCGCTTCTACGAGGTCCACGCCGCGCGCCCGTTCTACGGCGAGCTGGTGGAGTTCATGAGCAGCGGCCCCTCCGTCGTCCTCGCGCTCGATGCCGAGAACGCGGTGCAGAAGTGGCGCGACACCATCGGCTCCACCGACCCCGCCGAGGCCGCGGACGGCACCATCCGCAAGCTCTACGCGGAGAGCAAGGGCCGCAACGCCGTCCACGGCTCCGACGCCGACGACACCGCCGCCGCCGAGATCGCCTTCTTCTTCGCGGGCACCGAGCTGGTCGGCTGA